One Methanobrevibacter sp. DNA segment encodes these proteins:
- a CDS encoding NOG1 family protein, which yields MMIPTIPTTKELLDKGFSRGKKQADLLRGQKIPKHLKGKRIEERRVVTSCQVIKDKLKSILDSVPEIESLHPFYQDYIDITVGVDDMKQALGGLNWAYGIITQLEKEYGAKIRKNPSERATSIQKEAYGRIASVVGKIEKNLDFLDFAKQNLRNMPTIDFDATTIVIAGFPNVGKSTLLRQITGADPQVANYPFTTKGIQIGHTEMHWRSIQIIDTPGLLDRPVLEMNDIEMNAIVALEHLADAILFIFDASETCGFHLDNQYNLLKQIEKIFSEIPVYYLFNKMDLVEDSEYLNEYIDNEENSIFISAIEGEGIDEINKVIRTIKKIDRTVDEEDDDEYY from the coding sequence TGATGATACCAACCATACCTACGACTAAAGAACTGTTGGACAAGGGATTTAGTCGAGGAAAAAAACAAGCTGACTTATTGAGAGGTCAAAAGATACCTAAACACTTGAAAGGTAAAAGAATTGAAGAGAGAAGAGTTGTTACTTCCTGTCAGGTTATTAAAGATAAACTAAAATCAATACTGGATTCAGTTCCTGAAATTGAAAGCCTTCATCCCTTTTATCAGGACTACATTGACATTACCGTAGGAGTGGATGATATGAAACAGGCTCTTGGAGGACTTAACTGGGCTTATGGAATTATCACCCAACTTGAAAAAGAATACGGTGCTAAAATCAGGAAAAATCCTTCTGAAAGAGCAACTTCAATTCAAAAGGAAGCTTACGGTAGAATCGCTTCAGTTGTAGGTAAAATTGAAAAGAATCTGGACTTTTTAGATTTTGCAAAACAGAATTTAAGAAACATGCCTACAATTGATTTTGATGCAACAACCATTGTAATAGCCGGTTTTCCGAATGTGGGCAAATCCACACTTCTAAGACAGATTACAGGTGCTGACCCTCAGGTTGCAAACTATCCGTTTACCACAAAAGGTATTCAGATTGGACATACCGAGATGCACTGGAGAAGCATACAGATTATCGACACACCTGGGCTTCTCGACAGGCCGGTTCTCGAAATGAATGACATTGAGATGAACGCTATTGTTGCACTTGAACATTTGGCTGATGCAATCTTATTTATATTTGATGCATCCGAGACCTGCGGTTTCCATCTGGACAACCAGTATAACCTGTTAAAGCAGATTGAAAAGATTTTCTCTGAAATTCCGGTATATTACCTTTTCAACAAAATGGATCTGGTTGAGGATTCAGAGTATCTCAATGAATATATTGACAATGAAGAAAACTCAATTTTCATCTCTGCAATTGAAGGTGAAGGAATTGATGAAATCAACAAGGTCATACGTACTATAAAGAAAATTGACCGCACAGTTGATGAAGAAGATGATGATGAATATTACTGA